The Chelonia mydas isolate rCheMyd1 chromosome 3, rCheMyd1.pri.v2, whole genome shotgun sequence genome includes a region encoding these proteins:
- the LOC119565713 gene encoding paraneoplastic antigen Ma1 homolog, whose translation MEPNEIEESLDAAEILGRVKVHTRIYNRGVKGMVALCTHSKEADLDKVPKEVQVGGISWTILGAKQSPTSVPVSLEVDSLAQKLQALMVDEKRTREELILALGGAPTPAAPSLVGWAKELGNALKDALKPAYESAYKRLCSFSGMSPVPLGEDDYKTWRDFTVPLVQEWECSDAEKRKCVLESLRGPAMRIVRVLKDSQPAATVQDYLTALESVYGATDSSENLYYRFRHTYQKPHERLSDFIKRLEDLLQQVGRKEGIPTKRTDAARLDQILQGTQQDGLMLWRLLLRELAPNPPPFHKFIREIREEEE comes from the coding sequence ATGGAACCAAATGAAATTGAGGAGAGCCTAGATGCAGCTGAAATACTGGGGAGAGTGAAGGTCCACACCCGTATTTACAACCGCGGAGTGAAGGGCATGGTAGCACTATGTACTCACTCCAAGGAAGCAGATCTTGATAAAGTGCCCAAAGAAGTGCAAGTAGGAGGTATCTCCTGGACAATTCTGGGGGCAAAGCAGTCCCCTACTAGTGTGCCCGTGTCACTTGAGGTGGATTCTTTAGCGCAGAAATTGCAAGCTCTGATGGTGGATGAGAAGCGGACAAGAGAGGAATTAATTTTGGCATTAGGAGGGGCTCCAACACCCGCAGCACCCAGCCTGGTAGGATGGGCCAAAGAGCTGGGAAACGCTCTCAAAGATGCATTGAAGCCGGCATATGAAAGTGCATACAAGCGGTTATGTTCTTTCTCGGGAATGTCACCTGTACCCTTGGGGGAGGATGATTACAAGACCTGGAGGGATTTTACAGTGCCACTTGTCCAAGAGTGGGAATGCTCTGATGCTGAGAAGCGGAAATGTGTGCTTGAAAGTCTGAGGGGACCTGCCATGCGAATTGTCCGAGTCCTGAAAGATTCCCAACCAGCTGCCACAGTGCAAGACTATTTAACCGCTCTTGAGAGTGTCTACGGTGCTACTGATAGCAGTGAAAACCTATATTATCGTTTCCGCCATACCTATCAGAAGCCCCACGAACGATTGTCGGATTTCATCAAAAGACTAGAGGATTTGCTACAACAGGTAGGGCGGAAGGAGGGCATCCCCACCAAGCGCACTGATGCTGCTAGGCTGGACCAGATCCTTCAGGGCACCCAACAAGATGGGCTGATGTTGTGGCGACTGCTGCTGAGGGAGCTGGCCCCaaacccacccccattccacaagTTCATTCGAGAGATACGTGAAGAGGAGGAGTGA